The sequence CGCTCTGCGCACGTGGCGCCCACACGCGGATGTCCGCAAGGGTCTGCGGCGGGATGAAAGGCGGCACCGGCGCGGGAAAGACGGAGATCTCCCCCTTTGGTCGCTCGTCCCAGTTATGGTGTCGGGAGCTTTCGACTTATCGGTCACGAAACATAAGGTATGTCGTCGCTGTGACCGGCGCAGATGGCGGTAATGTGACCCGTGACACAGACGGATTGGAGATATCAGATATATTTACCGGCGGGGGTCGGCCCACCAGGGGGCCCGCACCGATACGGTGCGCGGGTTGGTGGCCGAGTCGGCCGCTCGATCGACACATTTGACTGAACCCGGCGACGGGGCAGCCGACACGCGAGGGTAGGGGATTGAGTACTGACGCGGTGACCTCGAGCGATGAGGGAACACGTACGGGGTCCGGCGGGGCGCGCCGGTGGTTCCGCGAGCACGTCATGGCGTCGTTCGACACGTTCGGTCGACAGATGGGCATGTTCGTCGAGGTCTTCCGGGTCCTCATCGTCGACATCGTCAAACGCCGGTTCCCGTTCCGGGAGTTCATCAGGCAGTGCGCATTCATGTCGAGCACCTCGGTTTTTCCCACGCTGCTCGTCGCGATCCCGATCGGGGTGATCGTCTCGATTCAGGTGTCCAACATCGCCGGCCAGATCGGTGCGACCTCTTTCTCCGGAGCCGCGACCGGCCTCGGCGTCATCCGGCAGGGCGCTCCGCTGGTGACGTCGCTGCTGCTCGCAGGCGCGGTCGGCTCCGCGATCGCGGCCGACCTCGGGTCCCGGACCATCCGTGACGAGATCGACGCGATGAGGGTGATGGGGGTGAACCCGATCCAGCGTCTGATCTCGCCGCGCCTGCTGGCCACCATGGTGGTGAGCTTCCTGCTCTGCGGTTTCGTCTGTTTCGTCGGTTTCATCACCGGATACGTCTTCAACGTCTACTTCCAGGGTGGGACGCCCGGTAGCTACACCGGCACCTTCGCGTCCTTCGCATCCACCTCCGACCTCGCCTTCGCGATCATCAAGGCGGTGATCTTCGGTGCGATCGTCGCGGTGGTGGCCTGTGATCGAGGGTTGACCACGAAGGGCGGACCCGCGGGTGTGGCCAACTCGGTCAACGCCGCCGTGGTCAATTCGGTGCTGTTGTTGTTCACCGTGAACGTCGCTCTGACGCAACTGTTCGCGATCCTCGTCCCGGCCAGGGTGGTGTGAGATGACGGCTTCACGATATGTGCCCCCGCCCTTCGGCCGGTCGAGGCGGCCAAGGCGATCTACCGAGGTCCCCGCGGCGTGCTCGCCGCAATGGGTCACCTCATCACCTTTCTCGTCAAATCGATCGGCGCGGTGCCGATCGCCTTCACGCACTACCGCAAAGAAGTGTGGCGTCTGCTGTCGGATGTCGCCTGGGGCAACGGCGCGATCGTCGTCGGCGGGGGCACCGTCGGCGTCATGGTGATCCTCGGCGTCATGGGCGGGGCCACCGTCGGCATCGAGGGATTCACCGCGCTGAATCTCCTTGGCATGTCGCCGGTCACCGGCGGACTGTCGGCCTTCGCCACGACCCGCGAGATCGCGCCACTGCTGGCGGCCACCGCCTTCACCGCGCAATCGGGTTGTCGCTTCACCGCGCAGCTCGGATCGATGCGGATCAGCGAGGAGATCGACGCGCTCGAATCCATCGCGATCCGTCCGCTGCCCTACCTGGTGACCACCCGGATGTCGGCCGCGGTGCTGGCGATCGTGCCGCTGTATGCGGTGTCGCTGACCGCGAACTACCTTGCCTGCCAGGTCATGTTCCAGCTGCAGAGCGGCCAGGGCGCCGGCACCTACCTCTACTACTTCAATCAGTTCCTGGTCTCCTCGGACATCGTCGCCTCGTTCGTCAAGGTGGTCGTCTTCGTCCTGCTGACCACGTTCATCCAGTGTTATTACGGCTATTTCGCCTCCGGGGGACCCGAAGGCGTGGGGGTGGCCGCCGGGCACGCGATCCGCATGGCGATCATCGTCATCGTGTTCGCCAACCTGGTCCTGACGCTCGTGTTCTGGGGTACCTCGCCCGGAATCAAGATCTCGGGTTAGGGGGGTCATGGACATCGCCACCGACGGACGCAATCCGTCACTGCTGCAGTACGTCCTGCGCGGACTAGCGTTCCTCGTCGTACTGCTCATCCTGTTCGCGTTGCTCTTCATGCGCTATCAGGGCACGTTCACCTCGACGGTTCCGGTGACCGCCGAACTCACCGATGTGGGTGACGGGTTGGTCACCGACGCGGACGTCCGCTACAACGGGCTGATCGTGGGTGCGGTCAAGTCCATCGACCTCAGCGGCGAGGTCGGTCCGGGCAACCTCCAGTACAAGAACGTCGGGATCGACATCGACCCCGAGCAGGCGCCGGGCATCCCCGGCAACGTCACCGCTCGGACCGTGCCGTCGAACCTGTTCGGCGTCAACTCCGTCGAACTCGTCGCTCCCGCAAAGCCGAGCGGTGAGGGCTTGTCCTCGGATGCCACGATCCCGGCCGACGAGACCCTGCCGACCCTGCGGTTGCAGGACGCGCAGAACGAGCTACGCACCCTGTTGCAGGCCGTGCCACCGGAAGACCTCGCCTCGGTCCTCGCGACGATCTCGGACGCCTTGAAGGGTGGCGGCGCCGTGTTCGGCGCTTTCGTCCCGCTGCTGAACAACTACTGGCGGACGATCAACGCGCAGTTCCCGCCTGGCGCGCCCTCGGGCTTCGACAACTTCAACCGGGCGGTCAAAGGGCTGTCGCAGTCGACACCCCAGTTGCTGGACACCTTGGGGCGCAGCGTGATCCCGGCGATGACGATCGCCGACAAGCAGCAGGACCTCACGGCGATCCTGTCTGCCGGCGAGGGTGTCCTCGACGAGACCCAGGCACTCTTCGCGGCCAACGGCGACCGTGGTAAGCGGGTGGTGCGCGATCTCAACACGATGGTCGGCGCGGCCGTGCTCGAGCCGGATGCGTTGCCGCAGGCGCTGACAGCGCTGAACAATCTCGCCACCAAGGCGCTGACCGTGTTCACCGGGGTCAACGGGCACGCTCAGCTCAACGCCGGTCTGAGCTTCAGTCCGTTCCAGCGGTACACCCGACAGAATTGTCCGGTCTACAACGGCGGCCCGTACGGTCAGACGCGCGGTCCGGGTTGTGTGGGGCCGGGCACCGGGACCGGGCCGACGAGTTCCGGGCCGTTGATGATCTATCCTTCGGACGGTATGCGCCGCAACGCGTCCACCGCGGGATCGGTGACCACCTCGGCGGACAAGAAGACCTTGGGGACGGCGCTGAAGCGTAAGCCGGGGACCGCGGACACGCTCATGCTGGGGCCGCTGGTCCAGTCGAGTTCGGTGCGATCGGGGAACCCGGACGGACAGCAGGGAGGTGGTCGATGAGTCACGGTCAGTCCAGCATCCGGAAGCCACTGATCGGCTTCACGGTGTTCGCGATCGTCGCGATGCTCTTGACGTACGTCATCTGGTCGACCCTTGAGCGGTCACTGCCGGGCAACACGAACTCTTTCACCACCTACTTCACGGATGCCTCTGGACTCGCCGTCGGCGACGACGTCCGGATGGCCGGCGTGCGGGTGGGCCGGGTCCACGACATCTCGCTGGACGACGGTCGTGCCCGGGTGACCTTCGATGTGCAGACCGACCAGCCCATGTTCACCAACACCAAGGCAGCGATCCGCTATCAGAACCTCATCGGTCAGCGGTACCTGTCGCTCACCGTGGTGAAGGGAGCCGACAGCGCGCCGCTGGCGGCCGGGTCGACTCTCCAGCAGCCGTCCGAGGACTCGTTCGACGTGACCCGACTGCTCGCCGGGTTCCAGCCCGTGTTCGAGACCCTCAAACCCGAACAGGTGAATGCATTGTCGGAGGGGCTGATCCAGACCTTCCAAGGAAACAAGGTGTCGTTGAGCTACACCGTTGCCGAGGTCGGACAGGTCGCCTCGGACATGGCTGACCGCGATGCCGTGATCGGATCGATCATCAACAACCTGAGCGCGGTCATGCGAGATCTCGCCAAGCAGGGCGGTCAGGTCGGCACCGTGATCGACAGCATCTCCGGTCTCATCGAGAACCTCAACGCCAATTCGGCCGCATTCGGTAAGTCGGTGGTCCAAATCGGACAGACCGCAAGCGGTTTCGCAGACGTTCTCGGTGAGAGTCGCAGTTCGCTGTCCGCGGCGGCGACCGACGCGCGGGCGGCCACGTCCACCTTGATCGCCAACGGGGCGAAGCTCGACCGGATGGCCGGTCAGTTGCCGGCCTTCCTCGGTCACTTCCCGTTGGTCCTCGGGCAGGGCGCCTATCTGAACGTCTATGCCTGTGACCTCGACATCGCGATCGGAGATGTGCTCTTGCCGCCCGGATTGATCAGCAAGATCGGTGGCACCCAGCATTCGGAGGTGTGTCGATGAGCCGGTGGCGCAGACACTTCGACAGCAATCGGCGGTTCTGGTACGGACTCGCCGGCGCCGTGGTGATCGTCCTGCTCGTCCTCGGCGTCACCACCCTGGCCCAGGCGCATCTGGGGAAGAAGACCTACACCGGGGACTTCGCCCAGGCCGGTGGCATCAGGCCCGGAGACAAGGTCCGCGTGGCAGGCATCGACGTGGGTGAGGTGAGTTCGACCGAACTCGCCGGGAACCACGTCACCGTCACGATGAAGGTCGACCGCGACGTGAACGTCACATCCAACGGTTCCGCCGCGATCAAGATGTCCACTCTGCTCGGTCAGAGATATGTCGATGTGTCGCTGGGGATTCGTCCACCGATGCCGCCGACGGACGTATCGCGCAGACGAGTGTTCCCTACGATCTGCAGAAGACCATCGAAGAGGGCACCCCGATCATCGCCGGGGTCGACGACGAGACCTTCGCCGAGGGCTTGCGGACCCTCAATCGTCAGCTCGCAGGTGCACCCGCGGTGACAAAGCCGACGCTGGATTCGCTGACCGCGATGTCAAAGGTCGTCACCAACCGTCGTGATCAGATCAATCAGCTCGTCAGTGACACGAAGTCGGTGACGGGCGTCGTCGACGACAGTCAGGCGCAGCTGTCGATCATCGTCGGCCAGGGTCGTCAGCTCGCGGAGAAGATCACCGCGCGTGAGGCTCTGGTGACACGGATGCTCGACGGGATCGCCGAGTTGACCGAGCAGGCGCGTGCGGTGGCCCGCGAGAACGGCGATCAGTTCGCGCCGATCATGGCCAACCTCAACACGATGTCGCAGGGACTCGAGAAGAACCGCAAGAATCTGCGCAAGCTTCTCGAGATCCTGCCGGTCACCGCGCGAGTCACCAACAACGCCATCGGCGACGGTCCGTACGCGAACGGCTATCTGCCCTGGGGGATCTTCCCGGACAACTGGCTGTGTCTGGCAAGGGTGGTGGACGGATGTTGATCACTGAACGCGGAGTCCGGAGCCTGCGTCGACCGCTGTCGTCGGCCGTGCTCGCACTCCTGGTGGTGCTGGGCTTGTCGGGGTGTTCGTTGATCCCGGCGAAGTGGACGGCGGCGTTCGGCTCGGCCATCGAGGTCACCGCGTATTTCGACGACGTGGCCGGTCTCTACTCGAGCAACGACGTCGCGGTGCTCGGCATGCCGGTCGGTCAGGTGACTGGCGTCGAGCAACAGGGAAACCGGGTCAAGGTGACCTTCACCGTGGACAAGGATGTTCCGGTACCGGCGAATGCGACTGCGGCGATCGTGAACACCTCCATCGTGACCACGCGGCACATCGAGCTGTCCCCGGCCTACTCGGAGGGGGACAAGCTCACCGACGGATCGGTGATCCA is a genomic window of Gordonia sp. SID5947 containing:
- a CDS encoding ABC transporter permease is translated as MSTDAVTSSDEGTRTGSGGARRWFREHVMASFDTFGRQMGMFVEVFRVLIVDIVKRRFPFREFIRQCAFMSSTSVFPTLLVAIPIGVIVSIQVSNIAGQIGATSFSGAATGLGVIRQGAPLVTSLLLAGAVGSAIAADLGSRTIRDEIDAMRVMGVNPIQRLISPRLLATMVVSFLLCGFVCFVGFITGYVFNVYFQGGTPGSYTGTFASFASTSDLAFAIIKAVIFGAIVAVVACDRGLTTKGGPAGVANSVNAAVVNSVLLLFTVNVALTQLFAILVPARVV
- a CDS encoding MCE family protein, giving the protein MDIATDGRNPSLLQYVLRGLAFLVVLLILFALLFMRYQGTFTSTVPVTAELTDVGDGLVTDADVRYNGLIVGAVKSIDLSGEVGPGNLQYKNVGIDIDPEQAPGIPGNVTARTVPSNLFGVNSVELVAPAKPSGEGLSSDATIPADETLPTLRLQDAQNELRTLLQAVPPEDLASVLATISDALKGGGAVFGAFVPLLNNYWRTINAQFPPGAPSGFDNFNRAVKGLSQSTPQLLDTLGRSVIPAMTIADKQQDLTAILSAGEGVLDETQALFAANGDRGKRVVRDLNTMVGAAVLEPDALPQALTALNNLATKALTVFTGVNGHAQLNAGLSFSPFQRYTRQNCPVYNGGPYGQTRGPGCVGPGTGTGPTSSGPLMIYPSDGMRRNASTAGSVTTSADKKTLGTALKRKPGTADTLMLGPLVQSSSVRSGNPDGQQGGGR
- a CDS encoding MCE family protein yields the protein MSHGQSSIRKPLIGFTVFAIVAMLLTYVIWSTLERSLPGNTNSFTTYFTDASGLAVGDDVRMAGVRVGRVHDISLDDGRARVTFDVQTDQPMFTNTKAAIRYQNLIGQRYLSLTVVKGADSAPLAAGSTLQQPSEDSFDVTRLLAGFQPVFETLKPEQVNALSEGLIQTFQGNKVSLSYTVAEVGQVASDMADRDAVIGSIINNLSAVMRDLAKQGGQVGTVIDSISGLIENLNANSAAFGKSVVQIGQTASGFADVLGESRSSLSAAATDARAATSTLIANGAKLDRMAGQLPAFLGHFPLVLGQGAYLNVYACDLDIAIGDVLLPPGLISKIGGTQHSEVCR